From Pelosinus fermentans DSM 17108, the proteins below share one genomic window:
- the ccmA gene encoding heme ABC exporter ATP-binding protein CcmA, whose protein sequence is MYRDISVKLVNVSKSIGTRVLFTGINLALNAGQCLIITGPNGSGKSTLLKIIAGLNQPTTGAIQIISNNKQFDAEERRACLGLISPEIILYADLTGRENILFFARLRKIRCNEQQIEGYCQQVGLAIDMDQLVRTYSTGMRQRLKFALMLATQPLLWLLDEPSSNLDADGKRLIAQMIRKGLEQNAAIIIATNEPWEAEHADYKIELA, encoded by the coding sequence ATGTATCGAGATATCAGTGTGAAACTTGTGAATGTCAGCAAGAGTATCGGCACACGGGTTTTATTTACGGGAATTAATCTTGCATTGAATGCTGGACAGTGCCTAATCATTACAGGACCTAACGGTTCAGGCAAATCAACCTTGCTAAAAATAATTGCAGGTCTTAATCAGCCAACGACAGGTGCGATACAGATCATAAGTAACAATAAGCAATTCGATGCAGAAGAACGGCGGGCGTGCTTGGGACTCATATCTCCTGAAATTATATTATATGCTGATTTGACAGGCCGTGAAAATATATTGTTTTTTGCTCGATTGCGTAAAATACGATGCAATGAACAGCAGATAGAGGGATATTGCCAACAAGTTGGTTTGGCAATTGATATGGATCAATTAGTACGTACCTATTCTACAGGAATGCGGCAGCGTTTAAAATTTGCTCTTATGCTAGCGACGCAGCCGTTGTTGTGGTTATTAGATGAACCTTCTTCCAATTTAGATGCTGATGGTAAGAGGCTCATAGCCCAAATGATTCGCAAAGGGCTCGAACAGAATGCGGCAATCATTATTGCGACAAATGAGCCATGGGAGGCGGAACATGCCGACTATAAGATTGAACTTGCTTAA
- a CDS encoding response regulator transcription factor — MLKEKILIVDDDDKILKILKHCFEREGYMVVMAMDGEEALAVAKREQPDLVVLDLMLPKINGLDVSNILIAEYDISIVILSAKGDELDRIAGFRMGVDDYIAKPFSPTELVLRVQAVLRRAKGKKQEKNESILSGNLRIDSRARSVNIDSQIIELTTKEFDLLWLLASNPKQVFTRKQLLNKIWHSDYHGDENTVTVHMRRLREKIEPDPSKPLYIKTVWGVGYKFQM, encoded by the coding sequence ATGTTAAAAGAAAAGATTCTAATTGTGGATGATGACGATAAAATACTAAAAATTCTTAAGCATTGTTTTGAAAGGGAAGGCTATATGGTTGTGATGGCCATGGATGGTGAAGAGGCATTAGCGGTGGCAAAACGTGAACAACCTGATTTAGTGGTGCTGGATTTAATGCTGCCAAAGATTAATGGTCTGGATGTAAGTAATATCTTGATTGCCGAATATGATATTTCTATCGTTATTTTGTCGGCAAAAGGCGATGAATTAGATCGTATTGCAGGTTTTAGAATGGGTGTTGACGATTATATTGCAAAACCTTTCAGCCCAACGGAGTTGGTATTGCGGGTACAAGCGGTACTGCGCCGGGCAAAAGGGAAAAAACAAGAGAAGAATGAAAGCATCCTGTCGGGCAATTTACGAATTGATAGTAGGGCTAGATCGGTAAACATTGATTCACAAATCATAGAGCTAACTACGAAAGAATTTGATCTGCTATGGCTTTTAGCCAGTAATCCTAAGCAAGTTTTTACCAGGAAACAATTGCTTAATAAAATCTGGCATAGCGATTACCATGGTGACGAGAATACTGTTACGGTTCATATGCGGCGCTTACGAGAAAAAATTGAGCCGGATCCATCTAAACCTCTTTATATTAAAACCGTATGGGGTGTAGGATATAAATTTCAAATGTAA
- a CDS encoding ATP-binding protein: MLSIAAVVTVLMTINLLWNIHQYSLQAEEEMREKAAVVARQLIATRSVIALRQDNINSDSQGHYEFKHLNPAAVGKEVGDFFNQSSGYKIKQTRFSVRAPENTPDSFEIEKMKVLAANSDLPAVWGYDVHGGEKVFRYFSPLYYDESCMPCHGKPAGGKDISGNLKEGFTAGDFAGAISIIVPMTAYETNQRSYIMNQLLFIVFMVLAIIGLIYILMEHIVIMPIQELTAKVTSIGDGQLETKLVDIHTYDEMKSFVEAFNTMADKIQHFYSELEQKVNERTYLLQEANVQLLEQGAALRAMNDKLSQADQLKSEFLAVMSHELRTPLTAIIAFSEILLYEENLSSQQREYLVDIFESSHQLLSQINDILDMSKIEAGLIRLDRRPTDIREIVDGIARIISPLLLKKNLQFHINISSAVPIIMADYDKVSHIIKNLIGNAVKFTPAQGSISIEAEVIHQKQESYLKIAVKDTGIGIREEEQSSIFEKFKQAGSPSEREYMGSGLGLALAHNFVQLHGGQIRVESKVGKGSIFTFTLPIVGTGGYIC; encoded by the coding sequence ATGTTGAGTATAGCTGCTGTAGTAACAGTGCTGATGACAATAAATTTATTATGGAATATTCATCAATACAGCCTACAAGCCGAGGAAGAAATGCGTGAGAAAGCAGCAGTGGTCGCCAGACAGCTTATTGCTACTCGCTCTGTTATTGCTCTCAGGCAAGATAACATCAATTCGGATTCGCAGGGACATTATGAATTTAAACATCTAAACCCTGCGGCAGTGGGGAAGGAGGTTGGTGATTTTTTCAATCAATCTTCTGGTTATAAAATTAAACAAACTCGTTTTTCTGTACGTGCTCCAGAAAATACTCCTGATAGTTTTGAAATAGAAAAGATGAAAGTATTGGCCGCCAATTCTGATCTTCCAGCAGTATGGGGATATGATGTGCATGGTGGGGAAAAAGTCTTTCGCTACTTTTCTCCTTTATATTATGATGAAAGCTGCATGCCTTGCCATGGTAAGCCAGCAGGTGGCAAGGATATATCAGGAAATCTGAAAGAGGGCTTTACGGCGGGTGATTTTGCTGGGGCTATTAGTATTATCGTTCCTATGACTGCTTACGAAACAAACCAGAGAAGCTACATCATGAATCAATTATTGTTTATTGTGTTTATGGTTTTAGCCATCATTGGATTGATTTATATTTTAATGGAGCACATTGTAATTATGCCGATCCAAGAACTTACTGCAAAGGTGACATCCATAGGGGATGGACAATTGGAAACGAAATTGGTTGATATTCATACTTATGATGAAATGAAATCCTTTGTGGAAGCTTTTAATACCATGGCAGATAAAATCCAGCATTTTTATAGTGAATTAGAACAAAAAGTTAACGAACGCACTTATTTGCTGCAAGAAGCGAATGTACAGCTGCTTGAACAAGGCGCTGCATTGCGGGCTATGAATGACAAGCTCAGTCAAGCGGATCAACTCAAGTCAGAATTTTTAGCGGTGATGAGTCATGAATTACGAACGCCTTTGACAGCCATCATTGCATTTAGTGAAATATTGTTATATGAAGAAAATTTGAGCAGCCAGCAACGAGAATATTTAGTAGATATCTTTGAAAGTTCTCATCAACTGCTAAGTCAGATCAATGATATTTTGGATATGTCCAAAATTGAGGCTGGTTTAATCAGATTAGACAGGCGACCTACAGATATTAGAGAGATTGTTGATGGTATTGCTCGCATTATCTCACCATTACTGCTTAAAAAGAATCTTCAGTTTCATATCAATATTAGTTCCGCAGTACCGATTATCATGGCTGATTATGACAAAGTAAGTCATATTATCAAAAATCTCATTGGTAATGCCGTGAAATTCACCCCTGCCCAAGGCTCAATTAGCATTGAGGCAGAGGTCATTCATCAGAAGCAGGAATCGTATCTAAAGATAGCTGTGAAGGATACGGGTATTGGTATCCGCGAGGAAGAACAAAGCTCTATTTTTGAAAAGTTTAAACAGGCTGGCAGTCCTAGTGAAAGGGAGTATATGGGGAGTGGATTAGGCCTTGCTTTAGCCCATAATTTTGTTCAACTGCATGGGGGACAAATCAGAGTAGAGAGTAAAGTTGGTAAAGGGAGCATTTTTACATTTACTTTGCCGATTGTTGGAACGGGAGGTTACATATGTTAA